A region from the Corynebacterium halotolerans YIM 70093 = DSM 44683 genome encodes:
- a CDS encoding FadR/GntR family transcriptional regulator: protein MTPAPRTYTIVLDWLEEQLRTGEISVGDKLPSERLLAEKFEISRASVREAIRILDAMGLVRSSTGSGPAAGAVVISDPSAALAWALRMHVATKSLPVRDLVQTRLLLETQSALEAAGAPDSPERAEILKRAEELVSAMDDPDLPADDFHAHDAQFHILLTSLASNVVVETIMSSLRQATISYVQETVAGLDDWSEVSRILQDQHRGILDAVRERRGGDAAEALREHIVWFFGLSDQS from the coding sequence ATGACCCCCGCCCCCCGCACGTACACGATCGTCCTCGACTGGCTCGAGGAACAACTGCGGACCGGGGAGATCTCCGTGGGAGACAAACTGCCCAGCGAAAGGTTACTGGCAGAAAAGTTTGAGATTTCCCGGGCCTCCGTCCGCGAGGCGATCCGCATTCTTGACGCCATGGGACTGGTCCGCTCCTCCACCGGTTCCGGCCCCGCGGCCGGCGCGGTGGTGATCTCCGACCCCTCCGCCGCCCTGGCCTGGGCCCTGCGGATGCACGTGGCCACGAAGTCCCTGCCCGTGCGCGACCTGGTGCAGACCCGCCTGCTGCTGGAGACGCAGTCGGCCCTGGAGGCGGCTGGGGCACCGGACTCGCCGGAACGTGCAGAGATTCTGAAGAGGGCCGAGGAGCTGGTGTCGGCGATGGACGATCCGGACCTGCCGGCCGATGACTTCCACGCCCACGACGCCCAGTTCCACATCCTGCTGACCTCACTGGCCAGCAACGTGGTGGTGGAGACAATCATGAGCTCACTGCGCCAGGCCACCATCAGCTACGTGCAGGAGACGGTGGCCGGGCTGGACGACTGGTCGGAGGTGAGCCGGATTTTGCAGGACCAGCACCGCGGGATTCTGGATGCTGTGCGCGAGCGTCGGGGTGGGGACGCTGCCGAGGCGCTGCGGGAGCACATCGTGTGGTTTTTTGGGCTCAGTGATCAGAGTTAG